In Bacillus sp. NP247, one DNA window encodes the following:
- a CDS encoding DEAD/DEAH box helicase, which yields MSKKSFVDYALSKEIVRALTGLGYEHPTEVQGEVIPVALQKKDLVVKSQTGSGKTASFGIPLCEMVEWEENKPQALVLTPTRELAVQVKEDITNIGRFKRIKAAAVYGKSPFARQKLELKQKTHIVVGTPGRVLDHIEKGTLSLAYLKYLVIDEADEMLNMGFIDQVEAIIDELPIKRMTMLFSATLPEDVEKLSRKYMDSPTHIEIKAAGITTDKIEHTLFETREEEKLSLLKDVTTIENPDSCIIFCRTQENVDHVFKQLDRVNYPCDKIHGGMVQEDRFEVMDDFRKGKFRYLVATDVAARGIDIDNITHVINYDIPLEKESYVHRTGRTGRAGNKGKAITFITPYENRFLEEIEEYIGFEIPKALAPSKEEVMKGKAVFEEKIHAKPIIKKDKNADLNKGIMKLYFNGGKKKKIRAVDFVGTIAKIKGVTAEDIGIITIQDNVSYVEILNGKGPLVLKIMKNTTIKGKQLKVHEAIK from the coding sequence ATGAGTAAAAAAAGTTTTGTTGATTATGCATTAAGTAAAGAAATTGTAAGAGCACTTACTGGTTTAGGATATGAACATCCAACGGAAGTGCAAGGAGAGGTTATTCCAGTTGCTTTGCAAAAGAAAGACCTTGTCGTGAAATCACAGACTGGAAGTGGAAAAACCGCTTCATTTGGCATACCACTTTGTGAAATGGTGGAGTGGGAAGAGAATAAGCCACAAGCTTTAGTTTTAACGCCGACGAGAGAGCTTGCGGTACAAGTAAAAGAAGATATTACGAATATAGGACGCTTCAAAAGAATTAAGGCTGCTGCAGTTTATGGTAAATCTCCATTTGCACGTCAAAAATTAGAGTTAAAGCAAAAAACACATATTGTAGTTGGGACTCCTGGCCGTGTGTTAGATCATATTGAAAAAGGTACTCTTTCTTTAGCGTATTTGAAGTATTTAGTTATTGATGAAGCAGACGAAATGCTGAATATGGGCTTTATCGATCAAGTAGAGGCAATTATTGACGAGTTACCTATAAAACGAATGACAATGTTATTTTCAGCAACACTTCCAGAAGATGTTGAAAAGTTATCTCGTAAGTATATGGATTCGCCAACGCATATTGAAATTAAGGCTGCTGGGATTACGACAGATAAAATTGAACATACACTTTTTGAGACGAGAGAAGAGGAGAAGCTTTCACTTCTTAAAGATGTAACAACGATTGAGAATCCAGATAGTTGTATTATTTTTTGCCGTACACAAGAAAATGTAGATCACGTATTTAAACAGTTAGATCGCGTTAACTATCCTTGTGACAAAATACATGGTGGTATGGTACAAGAAGATCGTTTTGAAGTTATGGACGATTTTAGAAAAGGGAAGTTCCGTTATTTAGTAGCGACAGACGTAGCAGCTAGAGGAATTGATATTGATAATATTACACATGTTATTAACTATGATATTCCATTAGAAAAAGAAAGTTATGTACATCGTACGGGAAGAACAGGACGAGCTGGTAATAAAGGAAAAGCTATTACATTTATAACGCCGTATGAAAATAGATTTTTAGAAGAGATTGAGGAGTACATCGGCTTTGAAATTCCAAAGGCACTTGCACCTTCAAAAGAAGAAGTTATGAAAGGAAAAGCAGTATTTGAGGAAAAGATACATGCTAAACCGATTATAAAGAAAGATAAAAATGCAGACCTAAACAAAGGAATTATGAAATTGTACTTTAATGGCGGGAAGAAAAAGAAAATTAGGGCGGTAGATTTCGTCGGTACAATTGCTAAAATTAAAGGTGTGACAGCAGAAGATATAGGCATTATTACAATACAAGACAATGTTTCTTACGTTGAAATATTAAATGGAAAAGGA
- a CDS encoding lysozyme inhibitor LprI family protein: protein MKKLILTIGITLLVVAGCSNNDAFDKAKKQGDLALENKEYDRAVASFELALKENKDDREVRLKMDQTNKMIEALQGSNIDRAISLLREIENDSASSVILAKQAKEKREVLANQKDEEEKYKQMLAKVEELKNQQKFVDVKEQLNVIIRETKGKEQFKVYYQNANEQITQIVPRAIDVDKRKDENLKEEKVKEENKNEEKPKVEEPKKESAITGQKVEYITKLNSIEESLKKLDYLYEKGITTEMKEGESKRYEAWDNALNEIYGVLKRQLPTKEMNTLREKQREWITYRDQKAKEAWNESGQGTLSGLATISSNATSTRERCYQLVEQYMK, encoded by the coding sequence ATGAAAAAGTTAATACTGACAATAGGAATAACTTTGTTGGTTGTTGCTGGATGCAGCAATAATGATGCATTTGATAAGGCGAAGAAGCAAGGAGATTTAGCACTGGAAAATAAAGAATACGATAGAGCAGTCGCATCTTTTGAATTAGCATTAAAAGAAAATAAGGATGACCGAGAAGTAAGGCTGAAGATGGATCAAACGAATAAAATGATTGAAGCATTACAGGGAAGCAATATAGACCGAGCAATTTCGTTATTGAGAGAAATTGAAAATGATTCTGCTAGTTCAGTTATATTGGCCAAACAAGCAAAAGAAAAACGAGAAGTTTTAGCTAATCAAAAAGATGAGGAAGAAAAATATAAGCAAATGCTTGCTAAAGTAGAGGAGTTGAAAAACCAACAGAAGTTTGTGGATGTAAAAGAGCAACTGAACGTAATTATTAGGGAAACGAAAGGGAAAGAACAGTTTAAAGTATATTATCAAAATGCGAATGAACAAATTACACAGATTGTGCCGAGGGCAATAGATGTAGATAAAAGAAAAGATGAGAATCTTAAGGAAGAAAAAGTAAAAGAAGAAAATAAAAATGAAGAGAAGCCGAAAGTAGAAGAGCCTAAGAAAGAAAGTGCTATTACCGGTCAGAAGGTAGAGTATATTACTAAATTAAATAGTATTGAGGAGAGTTTGAAGAAACTCGATTACTTATATGAGAAAGGAATTACAACTGAAATGAAAGAGGGTGAGAGCAAAAGATACGAGGCATGGGATAACGCATTAAATGAGATTTATGGTGTTTTAAAAAGGCAACTTCCTACAAAGGAAATGAACACTTTGAGAGAGAAACAGCGTGAATGGATTACGTATCGAGATCAAAAGGCGAAGGAAGCTTGGAATGAATCCGGACAGGGGACATTGTCAGGTTTAGCAACTATTTCATCGAATGCAACTAGTACGAGGGAGAGATGCTATCAGTTAGTTGAACAGTATATGAAGTGA